One Ovis aries strain OAR_USU_Benz2616 breed Rambouillet chromosome 24, ARS-UI_Ramb_v3.0, whole genome shotgun sequence genomic window, CTCTAGGTCATGCGCTTTGTTTGCTCCGTGCCTCAGTTTACCCAGGATGCGGAGGCTGTGGTGTGGGTCGGGGGAAAccccctccctgggcccctggTCTCAGCAGTAACTGGGGAACTTACCCAAGCCACCCTGTACATGGAATCTCCCTTTGCCTGGGGAGAGCGGGAGTGATGAGGATTCAGTGACCAAGGCCGGCCCGCTCCTGCCTACACGATGAAAAAGCAGGTCCTGGGACCTGGAGGAGCTTTGGGCCTTGTGATGTCCAGAGTGGCGGCCTGGACCAGGCCACGATTCACCCAGCCTTGTCCTGGGGGGCTGGCGCGGGTCCGGGGAGGTGCTCAGCATCGGGGGCCCGAGCCCTGGGCGTGGAGGGCCGGGGCCCGGGCAGCGCGCTAGGAGCCCTCGCGGAAGCTGTGGATCTGGGTGGAGTATTTCTGCAGGTGGCCCTCCGGCGGGGCCTCGGCGGCTACAAGCGTGCCACCggcagcctgctgctgctgctgatagtGCTGGTAGAGCTTGGGGCCCGGCCCGTCCAGGCCCGGGAGGCGGCCGCTGGACATGGTCAGGATGGTGGCGGTCAGCGACTTGATGTAGTTCTTGGCCAGTGTGAGGGTCTCAATTTTGGAGAGCTTCTTGTCGGCGCGCACGTGTGGGATGACCTCGCGCAGCGCCTGGAAGGCGTTGTTCAGCTTGTGCATGCGCTGTCGCTCCCGCTCGTTGCTCTCCAGCCGCCGCTGGACGCTGCTCTCCCGCCGGCCCCCCGGCCCCGGCCGCCGGCGCCCGCCCTCCGCCCGCGCCCCCTGAGCCCGCGCCATCCGGCTCCGCAGAGCCTTGGTCGCGTCCGGCCCACCCGAACCCGGCGGTGGCCTGTCGGGCGTCCGCTCCCCCGGGGTGGCTTCTGGGTCTTGTGGAGGTGCCCGGCGCCGGGGTGGCCGACTCTTGGTCTTCATGGCTCCAGACTAGTTGTCCTGCAGGTGGTGGCTCTCAGAGGAAGCGGGCCTTTGGAGCTGAAATCCAGAACACAGGCCACCCTGCAGTCACTCAGCAGGCCAGGGGACATTCAACAGCAGCTGACCGACCACTCATTGCACAGTGACCCCTGAGTCCCATTCACCTCGCGGCGCTGAgatgaccccaccccacccccacccccggagcCCCGCTAGACCTCACATTGACCCCTCAGGCGTTTTCCTGATCTTGTGGGAGACACGCTTTGCTCCTAGGCCTTTCTCAGGCCCCATGCCCCTCACTGCCGCCTGAGGGCCTCCTGAGCTTAGGTGGCCGGTTGACACTCTGCTGAGACCACCCAGAGGTGCAGCCTCTCCGCCAGAGGCTACGCTGCCTCCTGCTTGCCCGGATGGCCAGACAGCAGCTCGGCCCCACCATGCTCGCCGTCCTGCCCCCAAGACGTCACACACGCAGGGACACTGGTGCCCGAATGGCTGTGGACCTGAGGCGGCTGTCGGGAGGGAGGTCAGAGGTGGACGGTGGCCAGAGGCCGCAGCAGTCCCCAGGCTCACCACGGGGATGGACGGCCGCGGCCCCGGGGGGTGGGGGCGCTGCAGACCCGGACCCCCGACTCAGGTTTTTCCCGCCAGTCACCACCCCGGGTCCTGTCCCAGGGTCCTCTCCCCGCCGCCCcacccgcacccccacccccgttACCTGGGGATCCGCGGCCGCACGCGCTGGGGCTGCCCACGGGGGACAAGGACACGTCGCTTTAGGCGCCCCGGGCGGGGCGGCGGCCGCATGTAAATGAGCCCGCggggcgggcgcggggcggggccggagtCCGTGCGTCCCGCCCGgctgcgggggcgggggcgcaCCTGCGGGCCGGGAACCCGCGGCCGCCTCCCGGctcgcccggcccggcccggcccggcccggcccagaGGAGCTCTGGCCTCCGCAGCCCGGCCCGCGGGTCGGATGGGAGCCCGAGGCCTCGCCGCGAGCCCGCCCGAAGGGGGAGCACCCGGCCGTGGCGCTGTGAGCCAAAGTCAAACTCGTGGGAGCAGCCGTTTGGCAGTAATGCTAGGGTCCCCAAAAGGCCGCGGCCGCCGCCCTGATAGAACAGCAGCCCCGACGCCCCCGCGCGCTCACCCCACGTTTCGGGAGGACCCCCGCGGCACCCCGGGCTGCGGACCCGCCCCCCGCCAGGCCCGCGGCGCCGGCCCAGGTGCTAGGGGACGGAAGCTGCCCGGGGGCACCTACTCCGCCGCCGGTGGGCGGATCACCGGGCAACAACTGGTCAGCGGTTTTCCTTCGGAGGTCTCCGGGGGCGCAGCCGCTTGAGGTCAAAACTGGCTGCCACCTACCTGCTCTGCTTAATCGCCcttggcctcagcttcctcacctttGACTGGCAGCACTAAAAGGTGTTAACGGCAGCAACTGCTCAGGGGTTCCTGGGGGCTGAAGGGAGGCAGCCGGAGGGCGAGTGGTACCCACAGTGGCACTCGGCGTGGGCTACCAGCCCCTCCCGGACTCGGGCCCTGCAGGCCCAGGGTCGCCGCTGTCCCCGCACGTCGGGGACAGAGTCCCTCGCTGCCCTTCCTGGGCTCTCTGAATGGGGGTTCACAGGCCTCGTCCATCTACCTCCCCAGGGCCACTCCGCAGTTGATGTAACCTGAACCAACCGGGGGCCAGACCCCTGTTTCGGTACAAGGAGGCTGACTTCCCAGCTGGTGGCAGCTCGGACCAGGACATTAAGAGGGGGCCACTCAGGGCGGTTCTGAGCTGATTAGCCACTGGGCTTATTAGAGCTCCATAGAGGCTGGATCTCCGAAATTAAAATGCTTCTGAAGTTCATCCATAAGTGCAAACACCTTGAATTACAGATACTTTACAGCAATGCAAACACTATGCGCCTGTCCCCCAGTGACTATACAAATCTCGCTCTAGGGAGGGTGGAAGGGGCTGGGTTTAGGTCTGGCACAGCAGAGGGCATCCTGTCTCTAGGGACTAGGGCAGCAAGGGACCCAGGGCTTCAGGTTCCCAGCATCctccagggcagggccaggccacCCACCTCGGGACTCATACAGTGGAACACACAGAATCGGTGCAGCAACagagtttataaatatataactatatttattttgaatattaaatagtttttaaattacaAGCAATTTATTTGAATCACACTATGCATCAATATACAGTAAAAAtcttacaatttaaaaatgtacacaaTTTAAACTCAAAGTTCATTAACTTGTTATATTGCCGTGAACCTCTTACAACTGAGTCTAAGCACAACAGTGAAACCTTGGAGGTGGGACAGCCCTGCGGGGCGCCGGCAGCTGGGATGAAGCAGTGGCTACGCACATCGGGCTGTGATTGCCATCTGTCTGTGCCTGTGCCAACCTGAACTTAACTGTGTTCCAGCCATTCACATAACAGGTTGTTGGTGATTCAATACTGTCAACACATCTTTTGAGAATTCACTTTTATAACTAAAGAGAGCTTTCCTTTTCGAGAGCCAAAACTTGAGCCAaacccgccccctccccccttaCCACTTAGGAACATGTTTCTGAGGTTTTAAATCGGAAGTAACTGTGTACACCCACTCTTGTTTTAAGGCTACCTCTCAGAAGGCTAATCCTCTGAAGCCCATGGTGACGAAGCCCCCGGTGACAAAGCCCCCATCTGCAGCCTCACACACGGTTCACTTCTGGAACTTTCAGAAAACCAGGAGCTGCCTCTCTCGCCCCCGGGCCCTCAGGACAAACATGCCGTAAGTCATTAACCCCAGAGACACCCCATGGGAGGTGGTGATAAAAGGAAGAGGTTTTGAAAGGCGTTTTATGGCagcaagacagagaaaaagacttTTCTGAGATAAATCCATTTCCATAGAAACAATCGCctgcacatttaaaaatagaacagatGGGCTCTGTTCTCCATTCAGCCTCCTGGAGCTTCTTCAGCCTCAAGATGAACAGCTTCTCACCCAGACATGCAGACGGGTCTCAGGAGGATCTGGGGGGAGCACTTTTCCCACCCTTCTCTTTCCGGCTTGTGACTGAGTCACTGGATAACACAAGTTAACACCTAGCTAGGAAGGAGGTGAAGGATAGATTATCGTGGGGTTTAAGACATGTGAACTCCACCAAAGTAAGAGATCCCAAAGGAGGTCAGGAAATACTGTTGTGAACCAGGTATGATGAACCTCACCGACATCGTCTCGAGAATTCCACCGATGTTTTTCCACTGCGTAACTGAGAACAGGAGTGGTTTAGAAACCCACTACTGGTAACCAACTGAGTAAAAC contains:
- the BHLHA15 gene encoding class A basic helix-loop-helix protein 15; the protein is MKTKSRPPRRRAPPQDPEATPGERTPDRPPPGSGGPDATKALRSRMARAQGARAEGGRRRPGPGGRRESSVQRRLESNERERQRMHKLNNAFQALREVIPHVRADKKLSKIETLTLAKNYIKSLTATILTMSSGRLPGLDGPGPKLYQHYQQQQQAAGGTLVAAEAPPEGHLQKYSTQIHSFREGS